A window from Hemicordylus capensis ecotype Gifberg chromosome 2, rHemCap1.1.pri, whole genome shotgun sequence encodes these proteins:
- the LOC128343653 gene encoding interferon beta-like produces MITKGCLHLCLLMLFFTGISSQNCNELRRWLQNVNKSNLELLESKMRASIPLQCLDDGRDVMATTEILRKIQASQGENAKVAIHEILQQTFRIFNQNHTETVWDMNSMAIFQNGLDHQIKHLGSCLSANTESAITSPRGQSTQLIRLRVKSYFQRIDDFLREQQYNMCAWDIVQMEFNLQPLIKEQKQLNETETSAELQNHSSFLDSSNDKICNITMKPYADKKGPSLPAKEKKKDRQ; encoded by the exons ATGATCACAAAAGGCTGCCTACATCTTTGCCTGCTGATGCTCTTCTTCACTGGCATCTCTTCTCAGAATTGCAACGAACTTCGCAGATGGCTACAGAATGTGAACAAAAGCAACTTGGAACTTCTGGAGAGCAAAATGAGAGCAAGCATTCCCCTGCAATGCTTAGACGATGGAAGAGACGTCATGGCCACCACAGAAATCCTCAGGAAGATCCAAGCATCTCAGGGGGAGAATGCCAAGGTGGCCATCCATGAAATCCTCCAGCAGACTTTCCGCATCTTCAACCAAAACCATACAGAAACTGTGTGGGATATGAATTCAATGGCAATTTTCCAGAATGGACTGGACCATCAGATCAAGCATCTGGGATCCTGCTTGAGTGCCAATACGGAGAGTGCCATCACATCTCCAAGGGGTCAGAGCACCCAGCTGATCAGGCTGAGAGTGAAAAGCTATTTTCAAAGAATCGATGACTTCCTGAGAGAGCAACAGTACAACATGTGTGCCTGGGATATTGTCCAGATGGAG TTTAATCTGCAGCCATTGATTAAGGAACAAAAGCAGCTGAATGAAACTGAAACTTCAGCAGAGCTCCAGAATCATTCATCTTTCCTTGATTCCTCCAATGACAAAATATGCAATATTACAATGAAGCCGTATGCAGACAAGAAAGGACCATCCCTCCCtgctaaagaaaaaaaaaaggacaggcaatga